Sequence from the Rutidosis leptorrhynchoides isolate AG116_Rl617_1_P2 chromosome 3, CSIRO_AGI_Rlap_v1, whole genome shotgun sequence genome:
ttagcccagtggcctattctaccacatctgtagcaagattcttcagaatttttagaagaattttcttcaacatcttgtttagtgggcttgttttgtggtgtatatttatattttcgtggattattatttctttgaccaccacggccacgaccacatccacacccattaccattaccataaggattgtttctaccatagttataccttttggcatgatgatggtgatggttattataaccacaaccttgcccgcgtccttgtccctgtttataattatttgcagtatttgcttcagggattgcaagtgtaccagtaggacgggattgctgatttttcattaatagctcatcattttgctctgcaactaagagatatgaattaagttcaggatatgttttgaactttagcattctcaaatttctttgcactgtgatgtttgcagcattcattgtggagaaagttttctccatcatgtctgcatcacttatttcatgtccacagaatttaagttatgaacatgtattatacagagctgagttgtattcatttactttcttaaagtcttgaaaccttaatgttctccattgttccatagcagctggaagtaaaatttctctttgattattgaatctgcttttgagaccttcccataacacatggggatcttctacagtcacataattattttgtaagcattcatcaatatgttgatgaataaagcaacatgccgttgcttgttctttttcagaacaagtgttgttttcatttatggtttcaagaatgcccattgatttaagatgcatttttacttttataacccatggcatgtagttgtttccagttgattctaaaggagtaaatttaagcttttccagatttgacattttctattatcaaaaattaaaacaaacaacatgataaattagagtcaatttatattcataagtatataaacactaAACATAAATTTATGATAACAtaatgataagtaggcgacagtgtcgaccatgtgtaagcaatcataaataaatgttatataacagaaatataaatattagtaaacatgaaTGATAATtaagcgacagtgtcgaccatataaatgttagataatagaaatataaatgttagtaacataaatgataattaggcgacattgtcgaccatatattttttaggtggtataaccgaccatatatcatttaggtggcagagccaaccatatttagtattaagattatcgtgctgataacgtgttataattcagtaggcttataactacctttagtggtttgattcttgatgttataattcagtaggtttataactacctttagtggtttgattcttgattaagaatactaataatgaagtgtaagaacaaagatgataatggagagaaagaaagaaacactttgtaagtgtgagaaatggtgcaagtttaatgcttgcattcatggctatttataacaaaaatatcacaagtttaggtaatacaataatattacttttgtgtatcaataattgactatccatttatataatatatattctatattataaCAGGAAATATATTTTTGGTTTCACTCCATTGGCTCTACTCAAGTGTGCAATTGAGCTCAGAATACCGGATATCCTCGAAAACCGTGAAACACCAATGACGCTAGCCGAGCTCGTTACAGAGCTGGGGTGTGCACAACCTTCGTCTCTGTATCGGATTATGAGGTTCTTGATCCACTTTAAGATATTTCAAGAAAAATCGATATCTGAAACGTCTGTTGGGTATATCCAAACCCCATTATCTCGCCTTTTAACGAGAAATGGAAAGCATAGCATGGTTGATTTAGTGCTTTTGGAGAGTAGCCAGGTGATGTTGGCTCCATGGCACAAGATAAGCGGTTGGGTTTTAGGCAACAGCAAGTTACCATTTGAGGCGGCACACAATAATATTGATCTATGGGGATTTTGTGCTGCGAATCCTGCACACAGCAAACTTTTTGATAGTAGAATGGCATGTGATGCTCGGGTGGCGGTAGCAGCAGTGATTAAAGATTCTCCAGAGGTGTTCGAGGGGCTGACTACTTTGgtggatgttggtggtggtgatgggacGGCACTACGCTCAATCGTGGAGGCTTGTCCATGGATCAAAGGTATTAACTATGATCTTCCTCACGTTGTTTTGGTAGTTCCTTTAATTACGGATGTAGAACATGTTGGAGGCGATATGTTTGATCATGTTCCAAAAGCTGATGCGGTTTATCTGATGGTTAGTCCATTATATAATTTCGTCTAGCGACACATACATCATTTTTCGATTTCTTATATCATAGTTCTACATATATAATTTCTTTTCTTTGCAAAGATAAGTGTGTGTTTTGTGATTTGATATGATAGAAAGCACTACATGATTGGACGGATGAACAATGCATTAACATTCTCAGAAAATGTAGAGAGGCTATTCCTAAAGATGGTAAGGTGATAATTGTAGATGCAATTGTGGGTCGTAATGAAGATCATGAATTTAAAGAAGTAGGTTTGTTGTTGGATATGGTTATGTTGGCTCATACAAGTGATGGGAAAGAAAGAACTTTGGATGAATGGGCGTATGTGTTGCATGAGTCGGGATTCACTCGTTACACTATAAAACATATTCGAGCTTATCAATCCGTTATTGAACTCTATCCTTAGAATTAATCATATTCTCCTTCATGTTTTGTATGTATGTTCAGATCGATCCAAGTTGGATTATAATTAAAGTCGAACTGATTTTACTAGTTAAAATTTCTGTTTTGTAAGTGTATAACTTTATGTGTTATAATAAAAGTACTGAGTTGCATCTTGTTAACTTCCCTGGCAATGGGTTGGGTCGGGTTTGGGTATAAATAGGGAAGATGTTTCAGACGGGTCAAATGGGTTGGGTCAAAATCAAGTCGGGTTCGGTCTGGACCCattttttctttaaatttgtggaaATATTACTTGGGGGTCATCGTCGTTTTTGTTGTTAGTGTCATTTTGTGTTTTGATTGTTTGTTTTTGTTGGCCATTGTCGTTTCTGTTTTTGTTTACGCCCATCTTTAGGCTTTCAGGTTGGCTTTGGATGGTCTCGTTTTGCCTTTTTGGTTGGCCGCATTGTTTGCCCGTTTTGTTTTTTGGATCCATCCGGCTCACCTTTAGATAGTTTTCCTAAGTTCTATTGTTATTCTGGGGCTGTTTCTACTAGCGAGCCGTGTCAGGCCTTGTATCATTTTTTGATTGGCACTTtcattgattttaaaattcaagtcttTGGCTTTAAAAAAGTACCTTTTTAGGGTATATTAGACCACTCCCAACGGTGAGCCATCGGGCCGCCCTCCTTGCACTTCCTTGAGGGCGCCGATGGCATTGTACCGCCATGACTCCTCCCTCCCTCGTACTCAAGCTCCTCGCCCTGGAAAATTTCCTCATATCCACGAGAGTGAGGGCGAAGTTTTGTGGTTTTTTCAATTTTCAGtgcattttttttttccttttttttgctGTAAATTTATATATCATGAAAAATGGAAGTTTAAAAAAAGGTGGGTGAGGTTGAGGAAGGGGTGAGGTTGAAGATGAGTTTGGTAGGTgtaatttatttaattttgtattttatatttttatttatatgggACCCACTACAAAATTGATAGTTGCTAAAAATTGAGAGTTCTATACTAGTAGTATACGTGTAGTCTTCTtttgatttttgttttttttttttttttttaatcattatttcATATATTTGATTggtaaattattgatttttaactctaacttagttttaataataatacataaagtaaataaaaaaattgaggaagtatgtcatggttggcaatggtgtgttatgggagtgttatgggaggaagtggtaAGAAAagaggagagagaaagctgatgtggcgctgaggaagtgcccatgacggcgtcatggttgggagtggtcttagTGACATTAAAAAAAATTTGACCCTTTCAAACTTGGAAAAGAAAAAAGAAGACCGAGTATTCTTTCAATAACAGATTATTATGTACAAATGGATAGATGATCATGTACTACCAATATACTTTATTCTTCACAACATCCGGTTCAAAACGGCTTGTTCATTACAACGTAAAACATAATGATACTTGTTCATTACTATAAGCCCCGCCATTGTTCCCTCATAAGTTATGAGTTGCAAGTGCATAGGAATTATATTCTTTCCAGGCTTATACTTTGAGTTGAACTCCCATATCATAACTTCCATCCATCCATCTTTCCTCTGTTCTGGAACCCAATTACCATCATGTTGATTCAACTGAGATGGGGATCTGAAATAGATAAACTTAGTTTGCTTGTTTTTCTTATGGAGTATATCCCGTACTTTCACAGGACCATACAGCCCCCGACATTTGTTTGTAAGCTTGAACACAAGGTAACATGCATATTCTGTAAGTGGAGACAGCTTTTCAATTTCAATCTTGTACTTGATCCTAAAGACATGCTCTTGTAAAAGCTCCGTCACATCTTCAAAGCTGAGATGGTGCATATGAGAAGTGAACTTTGTGTCGTATACTTATGAAATGCAGCATTAATATATACTAGACAACTTATGAAAATGAGATTTGAAGTAATGAAAGTTAGTTGAATTTGAGCAAGTTAGCTTCTTTATTCATTTATTTTTGACTTACTTGCCCTTTGGTCCCTAAAGTTTTATCTTTTTTTAATCCTTGCCTctaaagtatttttgtttcatcctaACCCTTAAAGTTATGATATGATTTCATTTATGTCCCCGGTTAACGGCAGTTAACCATGGGAATctaaatgaaaccatatcaatACTTTAAGGGTTAGGATGAAACAAAAATATTTTAGAGACAAGGATTATACAAAAATACTTTAGGGACAAGGATGATAAAAAAAATACTTTAGGGACAATGATGAAAAAAAGGTAAAACTGTAAAGACCAACGTCATAATTAAGTCAAGCGGGAACGACATTTTAGGGAAATAAATAACAATTACTCCGTACTTACTTATATACGGGGATGtcaaccgtaaaggtgcatgagtggtgttttgtCTGTTACAGGTGgttggttggctctttgcttgcgcaacagCTCTCACCTGACATGCCTTTTTAGTTCTTTTTGTCAATGTCTTTCGACTCTATTATTTGAGGCAACAACAAGCGtctatttattggcgacttgactgccgcttagagcctagaTTGAATCTCAGACATGCTTAAAAACTAATGTAAATTTGATTCTCTAATTTTCCATGGCGtcttgttttttatttttattttatttttttatttatatttattttattttattattttttggcCGGAGGTACTCACGAAAGCAATCTCTCTACTttagggtagagagattgcttccgtgaggaccactggccaaaaaattataaaataaaacaaaataaatatatataaataaataaaataaaa
This genomic interval carries:
- the LOC139896884 gene encoding acetylserotonin O-methyltransferase-like produces the protein MTSHNKIDKTNSKEEEEEIWKYIFGFTPLALLKCAIELRIPDILENRETPMTLAELVTELGCAQPSSLYRIMRFLIHFKIFQEKSISETSVGYIQTPLSRLLTRNGKHSMVDLVLLESSQVMLAPWHKISGWVLGNSKLPFEAAHNNIDLWGFCAANPAHSKLFDSRMACDARVAVAAVIKDSPEVFEGLTTLVDVGGGDGTALRSIVEACPWIKGINYDLPHVVLVVPLITDVEHVGGDMFDHVPKADAVYLMKALHDWTDEQCINILRKCREAIPKDGKVIIVDAIVGRNEDHEFKEVGLLLDMVMLAHTSDGKERTLDEWAYVLHESGFTRYTIKHIRAYQSVIELYP